gccaccaaggaagcaagaGCATATAGAGTCAGAGAAACACAGACTGGGGCTCAGGACAGGCCCAGTATGTGCACAGCAGTGGGAAGGAGAAGGCAGGAGTTTTTGCTTTTCTGACCCCCAACCTCTGACCTCTCACCTCACAAAGGACATCATACTCTTCAAACAAGGGAGCCCCATTGCAATGGGGCTTGGTCAGGAAGGATGGCCAGTCTGCAGCTTTCAACCATCACTCAGGTTAGAAGGTAAAAACTGGTCCCCCCAACCCCATGGGCAAGAAGTGGGGGGACCGTGGGATGGCTCAGGGACCCCTCTGCCCAGAGAGTGGGGACATTtggcagccttcttcacaatagGGTGGCAACCTCCCCACCACAACCCGTGTTCCCAAACCCTCCTATCTCTGGTGGCCCAGAGAGGAGCCCTCCTGGTTCATCTTCTCCACTCAGTTCTTGGTCCTATTAAAGCTTCTTTTTCCAAACCATGAAAAGCTGACATCGTATCCTTGCAGCTACATGACTTCTTGATTTTGTGTTTTAAACAACACTTTTGAAATAGCAAGGTGGATTTGCATTTCATTTATatacttataatttttttatcCAGAAAAATGCATCAACATTTTGTTCGGCTTTGGGTGTTTTTAAGTGAGAGCAGTGATGAGGTTGGGCAGGATGAATAGGCAGGCGATGAGAGGTGGGCAGGGTGGTCCTGCCACAGTGGTTCCCAGGGGACGGGGAGCTGTGGGCAAGGTGACAATTTACCTGAGCCATCTGCACATCATAGTATTCTGTCTGAAGACTGGGGGGTTTCCGGGTCACCTTTCATGTCCTTGGCTGGAAACCAGCCTGGTCATCATTATAGGAGGCAGCAGGGACAACCTGCTGGGAGCCAGTGACCACGTGAAGGGCTGCATGCAGAAGCTCTTGAGGAACTCAAGGGCCAGGACTTCTTGACCGCAGGACTGCCCAGAGCAGAGGCACTAGTCCTGGGGCCTGGCCAGGAGACCGGAAGAACATCCCTGGATTGCCGTGCCTTATGGCCATCTCTCACCCCTCCTCATTCTCCTGGTCACCACCCCGCCACCCCTCTCCCTGGAGCCTCATGATACTGGAAGAAGGTTCCATCACCAGGGTTAGTGGGGAGAATAAAGACCacctctctcactttcatatCAGCTCACAGATTTCCTAATAAGGAGGGCCCTTTGTATACTGAAAatccgtggactgcaaggagacccaaccagtcaatcccaaaggaaataagccctgagtattcactggaaggactgacgatgaagctgaaactccaatactttagccacctgatgtgaagaactgactccctggaaaagaccctgaggctggaaaagattgaaggcgggaggagaaggagcgacagaggatgagatggttagatagcatcactgactcgatggacatgagcttgagcaaactctcagGGAGAGGGACAAACtctcaaggacagggaagcctggcagtccatgcggttgcagtcagacatgacttagcgactgaacaataacaacaatatatacttatatataaattacacacacacacacacacacatatatatatgaatcactttgctgtatacctgaaactaatgcaacactgtaaatcaactaataAATAAACACCCATATAAGTGTATTTCTAGAAAGATGCACAAGTGTCTGAGGGACTGCCCTGAAGGAGCTTGAGTCATTTTGCATCCTTTATTGTATGTGGTGGACTTCTCTTGTATTTGTGCATTACTTTTTTAGctgttaaaagaaaatgaaattaattaattctttaaaaagcttTCCAGGGATGTGTtttagataaagaaaagaaactaaaatgcaTTTATGCTGTACCACTTACATAAAAGAACacgtataaaaataaaactatatttctatttctatatagCTAATGTTCAGTTGCTAGCTCATGttttactctttgagaccccatggactgcagctcatcaggcttccctgtccttcactgtcttctggcgtttgctcaaattcatgtcctttcagtcagtgatgctatttaaccatctcatcctctgtctcccccttctcctcctgccctcaatctttcccagcatcatgtaAATAAATACAGAGGGACATGGCTGAAGGAAGCCTCCCTACCAGTGGGCACTTCTGAGAAGAGGCAGGGTGCAAAGAGATTATTTtcacatgtaaaaaaaatttaCCTTTGAGATACAATGTGAAAAATAAGTGTGTCAGATGAAGGAAGTACACACCTACTTTGATCAAAATGAGTAACATTAAAAATACTGGTATCATAGTATCATTTCCTAATTTATACACACTTAAGTTTATCCCAATAGAACACTGTTGTACCATAAGACTGTTTATTTCACAAGTGATTTTTAATTCTGTAGCCACAGTTTTACATGACCACATCTTgttatactttttaaactttagatACAAGAGTTTGTTAGGAGGTAAAGGGAAAGACATATTCTTTCTGCGGAACAAATATATCCCATCTAACTTAAAGATGATTAACCTTTTGGATATCAAGAATTGAAATGGCTGGAGTCACCTTTATTTGTAGGTCCCCAAATAGCCCTGAGGTCTAAATaggaaaatatcttttataaaCCGTAACAAAACTCTCACCTCAAAATAAAACGCTATGAAATTTACACAATTATATCCTTATTCAACATTTTTACAATATCCAGAAACCTACCAGATTTTTAGAAATGACAATGGAAGTAGttttacattcagaaaacaaagcttATACCAACATGACATAACCTGAAACCTGGCCCCTGTGCAGAGTGCACGCAATTCTTCACCATCCTTGTTAAAGACACATATCGTCAGACACCCAGCACGTGCCAGGCAGAACGAGGGTTTGAATGAAAAGGATTCCAATGAGATTTGCATTGCCTGTTTGTTTCAATGGGCTCTATTACTCAAATTCCCTGGGATGTCCTAAAGGTTCACAGGGTTACTGGTAACACTGCCAGGTTTCTAGCATCCTTTTCTAGTTTTCATCCAGTTTTGAAAGAGTTATGTGGTTCCAAACCAGCTTCCAGAACGTCTGCTCAGAAACTGGTGTTAAAGTGCTTCAATGTGACCTCCCAAAAATCTGATAAAGCATCAGCACAGGCCACTGCTGGGCCTGCCTGGGTTCATTTAGTTTTTCATCCACATTTTCTTCAAGAACAGGAGAAAAATGTCCCATTATCATGAAGTGATTCTCTCAAAAACCAAACTGCATGAGCGGTGATCAATTAGAGCGTCTCAACACTTGGACAGACTCGGGGAATTCTCAGAGCCTCCGCAGGGTACAGTTCTGCTTCTCAGGTCAGCCTGATACCGAACCATCTGTGACCCCGGGCTTCATGCCTGGTGGAGTTCCCCCCAAGAATCCCCTCTGGATTCTGCCACTCCGTGCCAGGGACGCAGCCAACAGCAGAGAGGACCCAGGCCTGGCTACACAACCTTGTCCAGGAGCCGCCCAGGCCAACACCACCATCCAACAAGGACACCTGGGTGATGACACACTGGTTGTGTTCTGTGCCACACTGGACACACTTGAGGGATCCCGGTGGGGGGTCTTGGGCTGTCTCATCCTCAAATACACTAGGTCATAGCTGACATTCCCTGGGAGCTATAGTGGCAGTCCCCTTCGTGAGCACAAAACCCGAACtccttccagtgtgtgtgtgtgtatgtgtgcgcgtgCACTCACATCACATCACACGCCTCGACTTGCAGCTGAGAGCCGTCAGACCACTGCAGGGCTTGCCTTTCACAAGAGCCTTATTTCAGGCTGGGTCAGGGGAAGGAGAGATTGAACAGCAGCCATCTCATTCAACTGAGTTCCTCAAAAATGAGCTAAATCAAACCAAGTTGTGGTGGTTTTGGGAGATGGggctattttgtttttctatttcttaaaaaaaaaaaaaaaaaaaaaccttccagtGGACTTCTTCTTAGCTGCTGATTTTAAGTGTTAATGAAGACACACGAATTCAAGGGCACATCCCTGAGCCGCTAACACAAGAGTTGCCCAGAGGTTTGAaacaaattctccaagctggagCAGGCAGGGCAACCAGGGTTTCAGGAAGAGCTGTTTTGTTGCAAGTTCTTTATAGCAACAGCCTCCCCACCACCGCCCCACACCATGGTCACAATTATGTATCAATTTATGTATCAATGCCAGTTGTCCAGGTGAATGGGACTTTGTTGTTTAATAGCTCCTGATGGATCATCTCGCTTTCCTTCCCAAGAAGACATGGCCCCCCAGGCCTGACTGAAAGGGGCTCGGTGTGAGCCTGCTGCCCAGAACAGCAAGGACCAGACACACAGACCAGAGTCATGAGGGGTCCCGTGAGCCAAGCACCCATAGCCAAGGGCAGAATCCAAACAGTTCTCCATGGGGCTCATGAGCGTGGGTGGCATGTTAGAATGTCCCCAAATACTTAAAAAGTGCCAGCATTTCATTTGACAAAAGACAGTTGCAACTAGAAGCTTACAATAGTTCCTGATCAATCTCAGCACTGCAGGGAATACCTGCATCGTACTGGATATCAGGACAGAAGATGAAACAGCAAGGGGTCCTAGGTGAGCCTGGGACTAGGGCTCATTTCACAGAGCAAGCTGGTACGAAGGATGCAGAGATGGTCTTCTGTCTTAATGTAGTGTGGGTCAGGGGGGAAAACTGTGCCCCTGCCAGAGGCTGTAGGACACAGATCAGCCCTTCTTCTTAGTCTTGGCTCTTCATCCATCCCTCAGGAAGTGCATCTCTTCATAATAATTGGGTATCTGTGACTCTTCCTGGAGACCGCACACTCTGCATCCAGTTCAGGACGTGGTCTGGCCCCACCTTGTGGGATTCAGTTTCAGAGTCTCATCTCCACTCAGTGGACCTTCCAGAGACCTAGCTGGCCACTGACGGAAGTGGGCAGAGGCAGCTTGGACtgacccgccccctccccgcaccCACAAATCCCACTTTCCAAGTGACATCACAAACTCGACCCTCCACCGCAGAAGGAGCGAGTCGCAGGAGGGCCGGAAGTTGAGATGACGACCTAGTGCAATTTCCAAGCCTATTTCTGAGGCTTCTGGTGCCGCCAGGAGCCCGTGGGGAGGCGCAGCAGAAAAAAGTCACAAAGGTTCATAATGTTGTGCATTGCATTCCTCGGGTGTAGCCAAAGACATGGAAGGTCTCTGAACACCGAGGTCATTCCAgcttttccctcccctctcccggcAGTGAGCCTGGCACGGGGCTGACTGTAGAACATGTGATTCAcgggagcagagagaaaaaacCGTCCTCACACCACACACGCAGGTATCAGACGGGGAGGAACCAGTTCTAGAGGTAAAATCGATGGGCGGCCCATCTGTGTTGTCACAGCCACCTCTTCGTACACagaggttgaatttttttttttttttctaaatacaaGGGTTCACTTCCACGAGAGGCAACTGAGAGGCCCTGTGAAGTGACTTCACGTCCACTCCAAAGCCATTTCAGCCGCCAAAATCCCAAGAGTTTCTAAGAATCAAGAAGTCTCAATGGGAGGGGTGATTCCCAGGCATCGCCCTGGGGAAAAAGCAGcactgacattatcttagaaatatttcttctgtCTAGTGTGATAACAACTCACTCAGATgctaaaaagtattaaaatatactTCACCTTTCCTCCTAActctatttatatataaatcCCTGAGAAGGTACCTGTCAAGTTGAAATTCACTATTTACAGTTAATAAACATCAGGAGTGCAAAGCAGACACCGGATCCTCCTTGCTCTGTGCAGCAGGGCGGTGCTCTCATCTGTCAGGTGAAGCTtcaagtcgcgtctgactcttcgcgactccatggactatacagtccatggaattctccaggccagaatactggagtgaatagccattcccttctccaggggaatcgtcccaacccagggatcgaacccaggcctccctcattgcgggcggattctttaccagctgagccaccagggaagccccatctgtcAGGAGAGCAAGCTAAATCTCCCTCCCTAAATGTCAACAAGGTGGTGGGTGGGGCGGAATTCTGCACAAAAGCAGCAGGTGAAATCTGCGGTCCATTCACTCTTGAGTGTCTGGAGGGCATGATACGGCAAGTCATCAGGGACACTGTCGATCTCCCACGACTCCACCACTTTCTGCTCTTTTTAGACCTTTGAGTAGTGGCGCCAGGGATGATCAAGGCATTTTAGCTAAATCTGGAGCAGAAGataggcagaaaacaaagaataaggAGGCAAAAGGGCCAGCAGGGAACTTACATGGTGACagagctgggggggggggggggcattgcCCGTCGGTGCCCCCATCCCTGATCGAcactggaggagagggaggggtgagcccttggggaggaaagcgcagccAACCATTCAAAGCAACCAAAACATATCAACACAAAACATGGTCTTACTGGCCCATCAGGGAGACAAGCCGTGTTTCTCTCCACCTCGGGGCGCCAGCACTCATCTCATCCAAAGGCACTTGGCCAAGCCAAACTCTTAGGCTCAAGGGTGACCCACAGCCAACCACATCAGTGATGTTCAAAGCGGGTCCAGACCTTTGGGCCATTCTTCTTGGGCCCTTCTGGAACTAGGGAGGAATTCACTAAAATCTGACTTTAAAAGATGGATTATCGTCACATCTGCCTCCCATTAGCCTGGGTGCAGCCTGATGGTCTGTTCATCGAGGTTTTTGGAGAGATGAGTGTAAGATGCTCAGTGTCTGATAGTGGGGGGTGGGGCCAAGAGGAGGGACAGCCAGTGCCATGCCGCCCAAATCATGAGATGGATGGGTGCTCGTCGCCACATGGCCAGGGAGCACAATTTCCCCTGTGAATCCAGAGACAGAATAAACGGCTTCCCACTGGTCtgcaatattttaaatctatGGCTTATACGCaggataatatttaaataaagtgcTGTTGGTAGTGCATATGTGAAAGATACTCTGCAACCCAGAGAGCCAGAGATTCATTAGTATTTCTCAGCTTTTTGGAGATACAAGTATGGACAGAAAACTCCCACGGAGCGCTCAGGGCCTGGGGCATACCACACCCATGTGCTGCCAAAGTTCCCGAATCTTGGCAAGTCTACAAAGCCTGCATGAGGATGAACTGAACATCAGGGGCTTtcatcaaaggaaaaataaaattccacaCCAGGTATCTGTCAGAACTGAGTCGGGAGGAGGAAGCAACCCAGCTCACTCCAGGAGAATTTGCCAAAAACATGTTTGCTTAACATTCAGCTCTAATCCCTATTTCTCAAAAAATGTATGGCCCACCTGTCAGTAGTTTGCAGAACTCTACACTTTTAGCGTCTCTTTTTACATCTTAAGGATATTTTAATTCAATTGTCTAAGAGCACATAACTTAATTTTGTACTTCTAGTAATAATTTATTAGCGTTGCCCCCATTTTCTTAaacactttttttctatttttgagtaTGTTCAAGACTTTATATGCAGATTATCTAAAACCCCTTGCTTAAAATGAGCTTAGTTCTAGCAACACATACACTCTCCTATGCAGTCTCATACTTTGACAATTGGGCTTTCTTCATTTTTACCACTGGACGGAAAAGAGAGCTTCAGAAATTCAAGGCAATTTGACTCCTCTGTCTTACTTGATTATTTTGCCGTAAAGCAAATGGCTTTATCCAATAGAAATCTTCGACATCACTTAATCCAAATAAGGACGTGTGGTGCTTTTGAGCACCCCCAAGGAGATGGAAAGGCCAAGCCCCccaataaaaaaagcaaaagggggCCGACAGGAGGAGAATGCCACAAATTCTatgtgaaacagaatagagataGCACAAATAATTATTGCtagaaacagtattttaaacaaaGGGTCTTCAGACAAATGCATGAAGACcgtcataaatatttacaaacagcCCTGTCACTGGTCAAGTGCTGTAAGTCTGAtcataactgaaaaatacaaaactataCAGAAAATGTCCTTTGGATAAACTGGTCTTAAATTTTTCTGCACTGAGGTTCTAAggggggcttctctgctggctcagtggtcgAGTTTTAGGTAGAATGCCCACTACGAATACTGATTGCTGGGGGAACTGGTTTCAGGCGATTCAATTAGGGCTTGGCCCAGTTCACTCTTGAGTGCAGCCTGAACAAACAGGAACGTTTTCTGGGCCGCGAAGGGAGCCTGTGCACCCTGGGAGGTGTTGTGCGTAAAATGcaagggcggggcgggggcgcacACTTCCAGGGAGGACCGCACCCAGCGCCCCGCCGCCTCCCCCAGGGCTCCCGGCAGTTTCGCATGCCCGGCCGGCGGGCTCTGCGTCCTGCCTCGCCCCCGCGCGCCGGACACACTCCCCTCACGTCCTTTTTCTCCAGGACGACGTCCGCTTTTCCTTCTGCGCGGCGGCCAGCCGCTGCTTCTCCGCCTCCTCCGCCTTCCGCTTCTCCTCCTTGGCCTCCTTGTACCGCCACTTGGGCAGCTGCAGGTGGCTGCTGTCCTTGGTGCTGCCCCGGGCCGCCCGCTCGGGCTGGAAGGTGGGCGCGGGCGCCTTGCTGACACGCACCTTGGGGATGGTCATGCCGGGCCGCACGCTGCTCCGCCGCAACAGCTGCAGGGGCAGGAGGCTGGCCCTCCGGGGGGCGGCCGGCGGCTGCGAAGACGCGAGGCCGGCTCTGGGGGCCTCCTCTTTGGAGACCCCCACAGCCTGGGAAGTCTGGGATTGCGGCTCGGGGCCCTCCCCCTTGTCCCTTTCCTGGGCTTGCGTGTCCGGATCCCCTCGCGATGCCAGGATCTCCTGCACAGCCAGCCGCCTTTTGCCCACACAGGGGGGACTCTCGGGGCACACGGTCTGGCAGACGATGGCCACGGCGGGGCTGTAGAGGCTCGTGGTCATCTTGACCATGTGGTCCAGGGCCCCCCCATCCTCCAGGCCTTGGCGCGAGCGGGAGGTCAGCGTGGACCGCACAAAATCCGTGAGCTTCTGCAAGCAGCTCTTGGATCCCGCGGGCTTCTGACCCGCTTCCAGGGCCAGTGGCAGCTCTGGCTTGTACTTTTCCCCAAACTGCTCCGGGCAGGGTCGCTCCAGTAGCCTCTGGATGAGCCGAACCGCTTCAAACCGTCCGGTGTAGGTAGCCCACTCCTGGGAGGACATCCCCCGGCGGGAGTCCCTGGCGTGGACATCCGCCCctgaaaaccagaaagagaaaataggaaTGGGTGGGTGCAAGCAGGCCTTTTCCTttccacagacagaaaacaaaagacacagaagaCGGAGACATCTGCCTCTGCCTTGGAGCTGGGCCACCTGATGAACCCACACCTGACTGTCACCTCCGGCAT
The nucleotide sequence above comes from Budorcas taxicolor isolate Tak-1 chromosome 20, Takin1.1, whole genome shotgun sequence. Encoded proteins:
- the ANKRD33B gene encoding ankyrin repeat domain-containing protein 33B translates to MVLLAGPGPEGGGARRVSPEPPSPPRDAQAGEDPADYEEYEDFSSLPDTRSIASDDSFYPYGDEEEYSSVSAESAPEAVPEGVPEVATLLRAACANDVGLLRALVRRGPSAEEVQETDRNGRTGLIVACYHGFVDTVVVLAECPHVDVNWQDSEGNTALITAAQAGHVTITNYLLNYFPGLDLERRNAFGFTALMKAAMQGRTECIRALMLAGADVHARDSRRGMSSQEWATYTGRFEAVRLIQRLLERPCPEQFGEKYKPELPLALEAGQKPAGSKSCLQKLTDFVRSTLTSRSRQGLEDGGALDHMVKMTTSLYSPAVAIVCQTVCPESPPCVGKRRLAVQEILASRGDPDTQAQERDKGEGPEPQSQTSQAVGVSKEEAPRAGLASSQPPAAPRRASLLPLQLLRRSSVRPGMTIPKVRVSKAPAPTFQPERAARGSTKDSSHLQLPKWRYKEAKEEKRKAEEAEKQRLAAAQKEKRTSSWRKRT